The following are encoded together in the Pleurocapsa sp. FMAR1 genome:
- a CDS encoding class I SAM-dependent methyltransferase: protein MWQKIISKISHSLSDNHLKRHKIYYSCVVDASSLFYWQTWGLVNSLIQIAKVSPTQIFVHYTLEVDQTFLQQLNILGVNLKSISRFGDGKYCNKIVQLDTREFAKAKCVFFLDTDMVVLDELEELYIPKVIRGKVVDLANPELSVLQAIFKRAGFSDTPSICNADCEKNSTFENNFNGGLYVVPGVLIPSLGKRWQHWALWLLANLEILEKVNKQNHVDQISFALATHELSLVTQNIDRQYNYPIHLSNYKTGNPKVLHYHRNISPTGMLVVGGEQDVEFKRAVQNANHVLGKSFNNQIFWSFRYHEFPQLGSGIGSRGENLLYKRKLLKTLGIETSQSILDVGCGDLEVIKNFNLPNYIGVDISSEAVNIAKQKRPDLDFILLDYSNNNHISKADLVICLEVLIHQQNLPDYQKVINFLAQKTINRLVVSGYVVKETHHDNNYMINFHESLLDSLAKTKQFSRIEVLGQHSDVQIILATK, encoded by the coding sequence ATGTGGCAAAAAATAATCAGCAAAATATCCCACTCTTTGTCAGACAATCATCTTAAGCGCCATAAAATTTACTACTCCTGCGTTGTCGATGCTTCTTCCTTATTTTATTGGCAAACTTGGGGACTAGTAAATTCTTTAATCCAAATAGCTAAAGTTTCACCTACTCAAATATTTGTTCACTATACATTAGAAGTAGACCAGACTTTTCTACAACAGTTAAATATTTTGGGTGTTAACCTCAAGTCAATTTCTCGTTTTGGAGACGGCAAATATTGCAACAAAATTGTTCAATTAGACACCCGTGAATTTGCTAAGGCAAAATGCGTCTTTTTTCTCGATACTGATATGGTTGTCTTGGATGAACTTGAAGAACTTTACATTCCCAAAGTTATACGAGGTAAAGTAGTAGATTTGGCAAATCCTGAGTTATCAGTTTTACAAGCCATATTTAAGCGGGCTGGATTTAGTGACACTCCCTCTATTTGCAACGCAGATTGTGAAAAAAACTCTACTTTTGAGAATAATTTTAATGGCGGGCTATATGTTGTTCCTGGGGTATTGATTCCATCCCTGGGTAAACGATGGCAGCATTGGGCTTTGTGGTTGTTGGCTAATCTAGAAATATTAGAAAAAGTCAATAAACAAAATCATGTAGACCAGATATCTTTTGCTTTAGCTACCCATGAATTGTCCCTGGTAACTCAAAATATCGATCGGCAATATAACTATCCTATTCATTTATCCAATTATAAAACAGGTAACCCTAAAGTATTGCATTACCATCGTAATATTTCCCCAACTGGAATGTTGGTAGTTGGTGGAGAGCAAGATGTAGAATTTAAACGTGCAGTTCAAAATGCTAATCATGTATTAGGTAAGAGCTTTAATAATCAGATTTTTTGGTCTTTTAGATATCACGAATTTCCTCAATTAGGCTCTGGAATAGGTAGTCGAGGAGAAAATTTATTGTATAAGCGGAAGCTTTTAAAAACATTAGGAATTGAAACTAGTCAAAGTATCTTAGATGTTGGCTGTGGTGATTTAGAAGTAATTAAAAACTTCAATTTACCTAATTACATTGGTGTTGATATTTCCTCTGAAGCAGTTAACATAGCTAAACAAAAAAGACCAGATTTAGATTTTATTTTGCTCGATTATAGCAATAACAATCATATATCCAAAGCCGACCTAGTAATCTGTCTAGAAGTTTTAATTCATCAGCAAAATTTGCCAGACTACCAAAAAGTAATTAATTTTCTAGCCCAAAAAACAATTAATAGATTAGTTGTTTCTGGATATGTGGTTAAAGAGACTCATCATGATAATAACTATATGATTAATTTTCATGAATCTCTATTAGATTCTTTAGCAAAAACTAAACAGTTCTCTCGAATAGAAGTGCTGGGACAACATTCAGACGTTCAAATCATTTTAGCGACAAAATAA
- the radA gene encoding DNA repair protein RadA produces the protein MAKSKQIYICNECAAEYSQWFGLCKECNEFGTISEEPVEVSSGSAGYNRGGWQSNTHSGNKIPSTAQPRVSRKFSEINNDAQQRFPSGYGELDRVLGGGIVPGSLVLIGGDPGIGKSTLLLQVANKLSYNLPRILYVSAEESGQQVKLRASRLDVGENEPEAEETSNGNGKNGKSAPKKENNLYVMPETDLEEILRELESLKPQVAVIDSIQTLHFAALNSSPGSVAQVRECTSALMQVAKRENISLLIVGHVTKEGAIAGPRVLEHLVDTVLYFEGDRYASHRLLRSVKNRFGATHEIGIFEMAEHGLVEVDNPSKLFLGNRDEASPGTSIVVACEGTRPLVVEIQALVSPTSYTSPRRSTTGIDYNRLQQILAVLEKRVGVPLSKLDAYVASVGGLGVGEPAADLGVAIAIVASFRDRIVDSRTVLIGEVGLGGQVRLVSQMELRLKEAAKLGFKKAIVPKGQSLPDDLGLEIIPISKVIDAIIAAIPSERSTDFPVVVAEEN, from the coding sequence ATGGCTAAATCTAAACAAATATATATCTGCAACGAATGCGCTGCCGAATACAGTCAGTGGTTTGGGCTATGTAAAGAATGCAATGAGTTTGGCACTATTTCAGAAGAACCAGTAGAAGTCTCTTCTGGGAGTGCTGGATATAATCGAGGAGGATGGCAATCTAATACTCATTCTGGTAACAAAATACCCAGCACAGCACAGCCTAGAGTTTCTCGTAAGTTCTCCGAGATTAATAACGACGCACAGCAAAGATTTCCTTCTGGTTACGGAGAACTCGATCGCGTTTTAGGCGGGGGAATTGTGCCTGGATCTTTGGTGTTGATCGGGGGAGATCCTGGTATTGGGAAATCAACTTTATTATTGCAGGTGGCAAATAAGCTTTCTTATAACCTGCCTCGTATTCTCTATGTATCGGCAGAAGAATCGGGACAACAGGTAAAGTTACGCGCATCTCGTTTGGATGTGGGAGAAAATGAGCCTGAAGCTGAAGAAACTAGCAACGGTAACGGTAAAAACGGCAAATCTGCTCCTAAAAAAGAGAATAATCTCTACGTGATGCCTGAGACAGATTTAGAAGAGATTTTGCGAGAATTAGAGTCCTTAAAGCCTCAAGTAGCCGTTATCGATAGTATTCAAACCCTGCACTTTGCAGCTTTAAATTCTTCTCCTGGTTCGGTAGCACAAGTACGGGAATGTACTTCGGCTTTGATGCAGGTAGCTAAAAGAGAGAATATTAGCCTGCTGATTGTAGGTCATGTTACCAAAGAAGGGGCGATCGCTGGACCAAGGGTATTAGAACACCTCGTAGATACAGTACTCTATTTTGAAGGAGATCGCTATGCTTCCCATCGTTTATTACGTTCGGTTAAAAATCGTTTTGGTGCTACCCACGAAATCGGTATCTTTGAAATGGCAGAGCATGGTTTGGTCGAGGTAGATAACCCTTCTAAGCTGTTTCTCGGCAATCGAGACGAAGCTTCTCCAGGAACATCAATTGTCGTCGCCTGTGAAGGAACTCGTCCTCTGGTAGTCGAAATTCAGGCGTTGGTTAGTCCCACTAGCTATACATCTCCCCGTCGCTCGACTACAGGCATTGATTACAATCGTCTTCAGCAAATATTGGCAGTGTTAGAAAAGCGAGTTGGTGTCCCCTTATCTAAACTTGATGCTTATGTCGCCTCGGTAGGTGGTTTGGGTGTAGGCGAACCTGCTGCGGATTTAGGTGTAGCGATCGCTATTGTGGCTAGTTTTCGCGATCGTATCGTCGATTCTCGTACTGTATTAATTGGGGAAGTAGGTTTAGGTGGACAGGTGCGTTTGGTTTCCCAGATGGAATTGCGTCTAAAAGAGGCTGCCAAACTAGGATTTAAAAAAGCGATCGTTCCCAAGGGTCAAAGTCTTCCTGACGATCTGGGTTTAGAAATTATTCCCATCTCTAAAGTGATTGATGCCATTATTGCTGCTATTCCTTCTGAACGTTCAACTGATTTTCCCGTAGTAGTAGCTGAAGAAAATTAA
- the rpaB gene encoding response regulator transcription factor RpaB encodes METNKEKILVVDDEASIRRILETRLSMIGYDVVTAADGEEALETFRLTEPSLVVLDVMMPKLDGYGVCQELRKESDIPIIMLTALGDVADRITGLELGADDYVVKPFSPKELEARIRSVLRRVDKNGAPGIPSSGVIHVGSIKIDTNKRQVYKGDERIRLTGMEFSLLELLVSRSGEPFSRSEILQEVWGYTPERHVDTRVVDVHISRLRAKLEDDPSNPELILTARGTGYLFQRILEAGEE; translated from the coding sequence TTGGAAACTAATAAAGAGAAAATTTTAGTAGTAGATGATGAAGCCAGCATTCGTCGTATTTTAGAAACTCGTCTATCCATGATCGGTTATGACGTAGTGACTGCTGCCGATGGCGAAGAAGCGTTAGAGACTTTTCGCCTTACCGAACCTAGCCTTGTAGTTCTAGACGTAATGATGCCTAAGCTTGACGGTTATGGCGTTTGCCAAGAATTACGCAAAGAATCAGACATTCCTATTATTATGTTAACGGCTTTGGGAGATGTTGCCGATCGCATCACGGGTTTAGAATTAGGTGCAGACGATTACGTGGTTAAACCTTTTTCCCCTAAAGAATTAGAGGCGAGAATCCGTTCTGTACTGCGTAGGGTTGATAAAAACGGCGCGCCTGGAATTCCTAGTTCAGGGGTAATTCACGTTGGCTCAATTAAAATTGATACCAATAAACGTCAAGTTTATAAAGGTGATGAACGTATTCGCCTTACAGGCATGGAATTTAGCTTATTAGAGTTACTGGTTAGTCGTTCTGGTGAACCTTTTTCCCGTTCAGAAATTTTACAAGAAGTTTGGGGTTATACTCCCGAACGTCATGTAGATACCCGCGTAGTAGATGTACATATTTCTCGTTTACGTGCCAAGTTAGAAGACGATCCTAGCAATCCTGAATTAATCTTGACTGCAAGAGGTACTGGCTATTTGTTTCAGCGTATTTTAGAAGCGGGAGAAGAGTAG
- a CDS encoding cofactor assembly of complex C subunit B: MNKYDANRILRLLPFFAGGLGGFLLLVNRLLTAQITDSQARSDALGVIEAAVLILVGLLWQQIQARTPDTVDLVGETGLEFAPELSDAAKTELAWASHLLLTNTVTRSLVVYYDQKTLLRRGVLGAKPEVTPGAILERVLAKEKPVYLVNLSLYPGKVEFDYLPANTQGVICQPIGNKGVLILGANAPRSYTKKDEQWIEGIADKLAVTLESI, from the coding sequence ATGAATAAATATGATGCCAATCGTATATTAAGACTGCTACCTTTTTTTGCAGGAGGATTAGGTGGCTTTCTACTCTTGGTCAATCGTTTATTAACAGCACAAATAACCGATTCTCAAGCACGTTCGGATGCTTTAGGGGTGATCGAGGCAGCAGTTTTAATTTTAGTCGGTTTACTGTGGCAGCAAATTCAAGCAAGAACTCCTGACACCGTGGATTTAGTTGGCGAAACAGGTTTAGAATTTGCTCCAGAATTATCAGATGCAGCTAAAACCGAATTGGCTTGGGCTTCTCACCTATTATTAACTAATACGGTAACGCGATCGCTTGTTGTCTATTATGACCAGAAAACTTTGCTTAGACGCGGTGTTTTAGGAGCAAAACCAGAGGTAACCCCAGGCGCGATTCTAGAGCGGGTATTGGCTAAAGAAAAGCCCGTATATCTGGTAAATCTCAGTTTGTATCCAGGTAAAGTAGAGTTTGATTATTTGCCAGCCAATACCCAAGGAGTAATCTGTCAGCCTATTGGCAACAAGGGAGTTCTGATTTTGGGTGCAAACGCACCCCGTAGCTACACAAAAAAGGACGAGCAGTGGATCGAAGGCATTGCTGATAAATTAGCGGTTACTTTGGAATCCATCTAG
- a CDS encoding tetratricopeptide repeat protein: MKRDSKVAYKQGLIDAMKTDFDQYNLFQSSKRELSDSFEIESALILSSASSILKDSNIEEQLRISVKEKAFQGDYTAAITLLDRLIALCPDNATDYNNRGLMHFRNNQIIEALCDLSQALEINPYLDSAYNNRANCYAAQGALTEAIADYDIALDLNPGNFRAWINQGIAFRELEMYDLAIENFGIAQIIGDTLQERIYLERGRTYHLRGDWNCAVGDYQNALRVLEQKPELARHRRKVLGWLDELLSPLFINYRSRSFFNQ, from the coding sequence ATGAAACGGGATAGTAAAGTGGCATACAAGCAAGGTTTAATTGATGCTATGAAAACCGATTTCGATCAGTACAATTTATTTCAATCATCCAAACGAGAATTATCTGACTCTTTTGAGATAGAATCGGCATTAATCTTATCTTCTGCTTCATCAATATTAAAAGACTCGAATATCGAAGAACAGTTAAGAATTAGCGTCAAAGAAAAAGCATTTCAAGGAGACTATACAGCAGCGATTACCCTTTTGGATCGATTAATTGCTTTGTGTCCCGATAATGCCACAGATTATAATAATCGTGGTTTAATGCACTTTCGTAACAATCAGATTATTGAGGCTCTTTGTGATTTATCCCAAGCATTAGAAATTAATCCTTATCTTGACAGTGCTTATAATAATAGGGCAAACTGCTATGCTGCTCAAGGGGCATTAACAGAAGCGATCGCTGACTATGATATTGCTTTAGATCTAAACCCTGGTAATTTTCGCGCTTGGATTAATCAAGGCATTGCTTTTAGAGAATTAGAAATGTATGATTTGGCGATCGAGAATTTTGGTATTGCTCAGATTATTGGCGACACTTTGCAAGAGAGAATTTATCTCGAACGAGGTAGAACTTATCATCTGCGAGGAGACTGGAATTGTGCTGTTGGTGACTATCAGAATGCCTTGAGAGTTTTAGAGCAGAAACCAGAACTAGCTAGACACAGAAGAAAAGTATTAGGTTGGCTAGATGAACTGCTGTCGCCTTTATTTATTAATTACCGATCTCGATCTTTTTTTAACCAATAG
- a CDS encoding slr1601 family putative cell division protein, protein MKSKQRLPKKVRRHPHKRPKSHRGMAMEISLKLILSWIIALGAISSVFKLLPYHLSQRAKLKELKIQVQETDARVTKLKEELNRNFDPQRTQSLMEQYSSLTSPHQSRIYWLKKDRDR, encoded by the coding sequence ATGAAATCTAAGCAGCGACTACCAAAGAAAGTCCGTCGTCATCCTCATAAACGTCCCAAGTCTCACAGAGGAATGGCTATGGAAATTAGCCTCAAGTTAATTTTAAGCTGGATAATTGCTCTTGGCGCAATCTCTTCTGTGTTTAAGCTTTTGCCATATCACCTTTCTCAAAGGGCAAAGCTTAAAGAGTTGAAAATTCAGGTGCAAGAAACAGATGCTAGAGTTACTAAATTAAAAGAGGAACTAAACCGCAACTTCGATCCTCAAAGAACCCAAAGCTTGATGGAACAGTATAGCTCGTTGACTTCTCCCCATCAAAGCCGTATCTATTGGTTAAAAAAAGATCGAGATCGGTAA
- the psaM gene encoding photosystem I reaction center subunit XII yields the protein MSLSDTQIFIALLVALIPGVMAVRLSLELYK from the coding sequence ATGTCTCTTTCAGATACCCAAATTTTTATAGCTTTGCTTGTGGCTTTGATTCCTGGAGTGATGGCAGTACGCTTATCTCTAGAGCTATATAAATAA